The Gemella haemolysans genome includes a region encoding these proteins:
- a CDS encoding iron reductase, with the protein MIWLIVLLTIPLPLIITVGNGLPEVYGSRVLAINLGVFAYSWMLSAIFLSTQPKWLDRIIGLPDMYIIHGVTAIFAVIFMHLHDQLLKSSGLIKFTGEWSMNIFIAIVAYSLVFMAGWLTSRISILMKIKKVLEKIFKHELSMWIHRFNLVAAVLAFLHVLLIPYIRSIVPFTVLVILYTVIVFGAYGYYAYNKYLNIQVGILKNVRKVDNNITELTITTSKSVLRKIEAGDFAFISFPNVRGMKEPHPFSILNIPERDGYVQMSIEGVGDFTKNLSNLEVGEKVNLTRGYGVLSSMIEKSDKNEKFVLIGGGIGVVPLLGLADKFDDKDITFLYTAKEDKKLLYQEKFELWNERSNFKSYCQNGRFTSEQLSDYLPIGDEYNYIIAGPMVMNISYEKLLKEKGINKNRIFYEGFNF; encoded by the coding sequence ATGATTTGGTTAATAGTATTATTAACGATACCATTACCATTGATAATAACAGTAGGAAATGGTTTACCTGAAGTGTATGGAAGCAGAGTATTAGCGATTAATTTAGGAGTATTTGCATATTCATGGATGCTTTCAGCAATATTTCTGTCAACTCAACCTAAATGGTTAGATAGAATAATAGGTTTACCTGACATGTATATAATTCATGGAGTAACAGCTATTTTTGCTGTAATCTTTATGCATTTACACGATCAACTTTTAAAATCGTCAGGACTTATAAAATTCACTGGTGAATGGTCAATGAACATATTTATCGCAATAGTTGCGTATTCTCTTGTTTTTATGGCAGGTTGGTTAACTTCAAGGATTAGTATTTTGATGAAAATAAAGAAAGTATTAGAAAAAATATTTAAACATGAATTATCTATGTGGATACATAGGTTTAATTTAGTAGCTGCGGTACTTGCATTTTTACATGTACTTCTGATTCCTTATATTAGAAGTATAGTTCCATTTACAGTATTAGTTATTTTATACACTGTTATAGTGTTTGGAGCATATGGGTACTATGCGTACAACAAATACTTAAATATTCAAGTTGGTATTTTAAAAAATGTGAGAAAAGTTGATAATAATATTACTGAATTAACAATAACTACTAGTAAATCAGTATTAAGAAAAATAGAAGCAGGAGATTTTGCATTTATATCTTTTCCTAATGTAAGAGGAATGAAAGAACCTCATCCATTTTCTATTTTAAATATTCCAGAACGTGATGGGTATGTTCAAATGTCGATAGAAGGAGTAGGAGATTTCACTAAAAATCTGTCTAACTTAGAAGTAGGAGAAAAAGTTAATTTAACTAGAGGGTATGGAGTTCTAAGTTCAATGATAGAAAAATCTGATAAGAATGAAAAATTTGTTCTTATTGGAGGAGGAATTGGGGTTGTACCTTTACTTGGATTAGCTGATAAGTTTGATGATAAAGATATTACATTTTTATATACTGCGAAAGAAGATAAGAAATTATTATATCAAGAAAAATTTGAATTGTGGAATGAAAGAAGTAATTTTAAATCATATTGTCAAAATGGGAGATTTACTTCTGAACAATTAAGTGATTATTTACCAATCGGTGATGAATATAATTATATTATTGCAGGCCCAATGGTGATGAATATTTCATATGAAAAACTATTAAAAGAAAAAGGGATAAATAAAAATAGAATATTCTATGAAGGATTTAATTTCTAA
- a CDS encoding PTS mannose/fructose/sorbose transporter subunit IIC: MEFSILAVILVLVVALLAGMESILDQFQFHQPIIACSLIGLATGHLSEGIILGGALQLLALGWANIGAAVAPDAALASVASAIIFIKAGDFSAEGRIIAIATAVTLATVGLVLTMVVRTLSVVIVHQADRAAEHGNFRGVEFWHYVALAAQGLRVAIPAGLLMFIPSSVVQKALEALPKWFTEGMAIGGGMVVAVGFAMVINLMATKEVWPFFFLGFALAPISELTLIATGIIGLCLAIIYLNLSKNKGGGGSGNTSSGDPLGDILNDY, encoded by the coding sequence ATGGAATTTAGTATTCTAGCAGTTATATTAGTCCTTGTTGTTGCGTTATTAGCTGGTATGGAAAGTATCTTAGACCAATTCCAATTCCATCAACCAATTATTGCTTGTTCTTTAATCGGTTTAGCAACAGGACATTTATCAGAAGGTATTATTTTAGGTGGAGCTCTTCAATTATTAGCACTTGGATGGGCTAATATTGGAGCTGCGGTTGCTCCCGATGCAGCATTAGCATCAGTAGCATCTGCTATTATTTTCATTAAAGCTGGTGACTTCTCAGCTGAAGGACGTATTATCGCTATCGCAACGGCTGTTACATTAGCTACAGTAGGACTTGTACTTACAATGGTTGTTCGTACATTATCAGTAGTTATCGTTCACCAAGCTGACCGTGCGGCAGAACACGGTAACTTCCGTGGAGTTGAATTTTGGCACTACGTAGCTCTTGCAGCTCAAGGATTACGTGTTGCTATTCCAGCAGGGTTATTAATGTTTATTCCATCATCAGTAGTTCAAAAAGCTCTTGAAGCTTTACCAAAATGGTTCACTGAAGGTATGGCAATCGGTGGAGGAATGGTAGTTGCAGTTGGTTTTGCGATGGTTATTAACCTAATGGCAACTAAAGAAGTATGGCCATTCTTCTTCTTAGGATTCGCATTAGCACCAATTAGCGAATTAACACTTATCGCAACTGGTATTATCGGATTATGTTTAGCAATTATCTACCTAAACCTTTCTAAAAACAAAGGTGGCGGCGGAAGTGGAAATACTTCATCTGGAGATCCACTAGGCGATATCTTAAATGATTATTAA
- a CDS encoding cytidylyltransferase domain-containing protein → MKKIAIILIRKSSKGLVDKNIKLFCGSPLCFHTIDVALESGKFDEVWISSDSEEYLDICKEEYGEKCIYKIRDKMFH, encoded by the coding sequence TTGAAAAAAATTGCAATTATATTAATAAGAAAAAGTTCAAAGGGTCTAGTAGATAAAAATATAAAGCTATTTTGTGGAAGTCCATTATGTTTTCATACTATAGATGTGGCATTAGAAAGTGGCAAATTTGATGAAGTATGGATATCTTCTGATTCAGAAGAATATTTAGATATTTGTAAAGAAGAATATGGTGAGAAATGTATTTATAAGATTCGTGATAAAATGTTTCACTAG
- a CDS encoding FAD:protein FMN transferase: protein MNIPFTISLVNNKFDETLVVALDQIIDEIDKYLKNVEEKFSPFLSNSLVSKHTDIGEVLQENFFDLEYQEVYSRSIFAKKETKGLFDPFFEGKYNPTGFVKGWAIENTFTKYIKPLIDNNIIEAGAINGAGDMQVGTSSDSDFSWQIGIENPEDREKIIARYSIKNGAVATSGISKKGQHIKTENKLEHIQVTVVGKYLSDVDVLATVGVATDENTWREIVEKNKLSGILLTKEGIKRVLEEGKIIDVERT from the coding sequence ATGAATATACCTTTTACTATTTCTTTAGTAAATAATAAATTTGATGAAACTTTAGTTGTAGCGTTGGATCAAATTATTGATGAGATTGATAAATATTTAAAAAATGTAGAAGAAAAATTTTCACCGTTTCTTTCGAATAGCCTAGTTAGTAAACATACAGATATAGGTGAAGTTTTACAAGAAAATTTTTTTGATTTAGAATATCAAGAAGTTTATAGCCGTTCAATTTTTGCAAAGAAAGAAACTAAAGGATTATTTGATCCGTTTTTTGAAGGAAAATATAATCCGACAGGATTTGTTAAAGGTTGGGCTATAGAAAATACTTTTACAAAATATATAAAGCCACTAATTGATAATAATATTATAGAAGCTGGTGCAATTAATGGAGCTGGGGATATGCAAGTAGGTACTAGTTCTGATAGTGATTTTTCTTGGCAGATAGGAATAGAAAATCCTGAGGATAGAGAAAAAATAATAGCCAGATACAGCATAAAAAATGGAGCTGTGGCAACCTCGGGGATTAGTAAAAAAGGTCAGCATATTAAAACTGAAAATAAGCTTGAACATATTCAAGTTACAGTAGTTGGAAAATATTTATCGGATGTCGATGTATTGGCAACAGTAGGTGTTGCTACTGATGAAAATACTTGGCGTGAAATTGTAGAAAAAAATAAGTTATCTGGAATTTTATTAACAAAAGAAGGAATTAAAAGAGTTTTAGAGGAAGGAAAAATAATAGATGTTGAGAGAACATAA
- a CDS encoding PTS system mannose/fructose/sorbose family transporter subunit IID, translating into MSEKKITLSKKDRRSVMLRSQFLQGSWNYERMQNGGWAFALIPALKKLYPNKEDATQALKRHLEFFNTHPYIAAPILGVTLALEEDKANGADIDDAAIQGVKVGMMGPLAGIGDPVFWFTIRPILGAIAASLATGGSVIAPLFFFIAWNLIRIGFLWYTQEFGYKKGSEITSDLSGGILQTITKGASILGMFVMGILVQRWTNISFPLVVSKVQLDEKAFIHFPEKGTHITGEVLQDIVTKATSGKFSLTPEKVTTLQDNLNQLIPGFAALLLTFVCMWLLKRKVSPVVIIFGLFALGVIAHVAGVM; encoded by the coding sequence ATGTCAGAGAAAAAAATTACATTAAGTAAAAAAGATCGTCGTAGCGTAATGTTACGTTCTCAGTTCCTTCAAGGTTCATGGAACTATGAACGTATGCAAAATGGTGGTTGGGCATTCGCATTAATCCCGGCACTAAAAAAACTATATCCAAATAAAGAAGATGCTACACAAGCATTAAAACGTCACTTAGAGTTCTTTAACACTCACCCATATATTGCAGCACCAATTTTAGGGGTTACACTTGCTTTAGAAGAAGATAAAGCAAATGGAGCTGATATCGATGATGCGGCAATCCAAGGGGTTAAAGTTGGTATGATGGGACCATTAGCAGGTATTGGGGATCCAGTATTCTGGTTTACAATTCGTCCTATCCTTGGAGCTATCGCAGCTTCATTAGCAACTGGTGGTTCAGTTATTGCACCATTATTCTTCTTTATCGCATGGAACTTAATCCGTATTGGATTCTTATGGTATACACAAGAATTCGGATATAAAAAAGGTTCTGAAATTACAAGTGACCTTTCAGGTGGTATTTTACAAACAATTACTAAAGGAGCTTCAATCCTTGGTATGTTCGTAATGGGTATCTTAGTTCAACGTTGGACTAACATCAGTTTCCCATTAGTAGTTTCTAAAGTACAATTAGATGAAAAAGCATTTATTCATTTCCCAGAAAAAGGAACACACATTACTGGTGAAGTATTACAAGATATTGTTACAAAAGCAACAAGTGGTAAGTTCTCATTAACACCAGAAAAAGTTACAACATTACAAGATAACTTAAATCAACTTATTCCTGGATTTGCAGCGTTATTATTAACATTCGTATGTATGTGGTTATTAAAACGTAAAGTAAGCCCAGTAGTAATAATCTTTGGATTATTCGCTTTAGGTGTAATTGCTCACGTAGCTGGTGTAATGTAA
- a CDS encoding FMN-binding protein, with product MSKVKKATLIGVVGASALTAGYYTFVKPSIQTTTSNQKTQKTNQAENKESKNTTNNTTSSTKEGVTYKDGTYTGAVTKTNKGDFQVSVVVQGGKISNVNVLLQPDEEFSQSINKTALPKYVEEAIEAQSSDIALVSGASETFEGFKGSLQDALNKAK from the coding sequence ATGAGTAAAGTAAAGAAAGCGACTTTAATAGGAGTTGTAGGAGCATCTGCACTGACAGCAGGTTATTATACTTTTGTAAAACCGAGTATACAAACTACTACTTCAAATCAAAAAACACAGAAGACTAACCAAGCGGAAAATAAAGAATCAAAAAATACAACCAATAATACAACTTCTTCAACAAAAGAGGGAGTAACGTATAAAGATGGTACCTACACTGGTGCAGTAACAAAAACTAACAAAGGTGATTTTCAAGTAAGTGTTGTTGTTCAGGGTGGAAAGATTTCTAACGTAAACGTACTACTTCAACCTGACGAGGAATTTTCACAAAGTATTAACAAAACAGCTTTACCTAAGTATGTAGAAGAAGCTATAGAAGCACAAAGTAGTGATATTGCATTGGTATCTGGTGCTTCTGAGACTTTTGAAGGTTTCAAAGGTTCACTACAAGATGCTTTAAATAAGGCAAAATAA
- the gshAB gene encoding bifunctional glutamate--cysteine ligase GshA/glutathione synthetase GshB encodes MIIRDLIKNNNLEEIFTNVKIGLEKEGQRILNDGTISKTDHPKVFGVRHENPYIQTDFAESQVELITTPENSEKDVLRVLNAVHEVTLKNMPADEFIWPLSIPAILPDEKDIRVAQFEKKIDVEYREYLVKKYGKYKQMVSGIHYNFQLDDKFMEKISEITKEDLVSVKNEIYLKLARQFIRYQWILIYLYGASPLAEDKYFTNGIKPDHYVRSLRTSRYGYVNDDDIKVSYSSLEKYIEDITGYVKNGNLIAEKEFYSSVRFRGADTIVKFPKEGIKYMEFRLFDLNPFTPFGILEKDIRFVHLFLKTLVWLDEVNKETSESLGYEYSENVALTHPYENVPYEEEGIWLLNQMKELVKELGLFDNDIKLIDEKIEELQNPKITLGAKLLAEYEKDNNMSRVGIELAKKYKEEALREYYSLSAFANMELSTQAVIEDAIKNGIKVDVIDENDQFIRLENKEHIEYVKNGNMTSKDSYISPLIMENKVVTKKVLAEKGFRVPKGYEVSSLDEAIQKFNYIKNKPIVIKPKSTNFGLGITIFKNGTNSLENYSKAVEFALKEDKDILIEEFIEGTEYRFFVIEGKTEAVLLRVPANVVGDGKHTIRELVEIKNSNPLRGDAKKTPLKKIELEEIEKLQLAEQGLNFDSILPENKIAYLRENSNISTGGDSVDMTDDVHESYKKLAVEITDAMMAKVCGVDLIIPDITEEINGENYGVIEANFNPMMMMHIYPHSGKSRRLSLNVLKMLFPERNIK; translated from the coding sequence ATGATAATTAGAGATTTAATTAAAAATAATAATTTAGAAGAGATATTTACTAATGTAAAAATCGGTTTAGAAAAAGAGGGACAACGTATCTTAAACGATGGTACGATTTCAAAAACTGATCATCCAAAAGTATTTGGAGTACGTCATGAAAATCCATATATACAGACAGATTTTGCTGAATCACAAGTTGAACTTATTACAACTCCAGAAAACAGTGAAAAAGATGTTCTTAGAGTATTAAATGCAGTTCATGAGGTTACACTTAAAAATATGCCTGCTGATGAATTCATATGGCCTTTAAGTATTCCAGCTATACTACCAGATGAAAAGGATATAAGAGTTGCTCAATTTGAGAAAAAAATCGATGTAGAGTATAGAGAGTATTTAGTAAAAAAATATGGAAAATATAAACAAATGGTCTCAGGAATTCACTATAATTTCCAACTTGATGATAAGTTTATGGAGAAAATTTCAGAAATCACTAAGGAAGATTTGGTTAGTGTAAAAAATGAAATTTATTTAAAATTAGCAAGACAATTTATTAGATATCAATGGATATTAATATACTTATATGGAGCTTCTCCATTAGCTGAAGATAAGTATTTTACAAATGGAATAAAACCGGATCATTATGTGAGAAGTTTACGTACTAGTCGGTATGGTTATGTTAACGATGATGATATTAAAGTATCGTATAGTTCATTAGAAAAATATATTGAAGATATTACAGGTTATGTGAAAAATGGGAATCTAATAGCTGAAAAAGAATTTTACTCTAGCGTTCGCTTTAGAGGAGCTGATACTATCGTGAAGTTTCCTAAAGAAGGTATTAAATATATGGAATTCCGTCTTTTCGATTTAAATCCATTTACACCTTTTGGTATTTTAGAAAAAGATATAAGATTTGTTCATTTATTCCTAAAAACATTAGTTTGGTTAGATGAAGTAAATAAAGAAACTTCAGAATCATTAGGTTATGAGTATAGTGAAAATGTCGCATTAACTCATCCATATGAAAATGTTCCTTATGAGGAAGAAGGAATATGGTTATTAAATCAAATGAAAGAACTAGTTAAGGAATTAGGTTTATTTGATAATGATATTAAATTAATCGATGAAAAAATAGAAGAACTACAAAATCCAAAAATTACTCTAGGAGCTAAGTTATTAGCTGAGTATGAAAAAGATAACAATATGTCTAGAGTTGGTATCGAACTTGCTAAAAAATATAAAGAAGAGGCATTAAGAGAATACTATTCATTAAGTGCTTTTGCTAACATGGAACTCTCTACACAGGCGGTAATAGAAGATGCTATAAAAAATGGAATTAAAGTAGATGTAATTGATGAAAATGATCAATTTATTCGTTTAGAAAATAAAGAGCATATTGAATATGTAAAAAATGGAAATATGACGAGTAAAGATAGTTATATCTCTCCATTAATTATGGAAAATAAAGTAGTAACAAAGAAAGTTCTTGCTGAAAAAGGTTTTAGAGTACCTAAAGGATATGAGGTCTCTAGTTTAGATGAAGCAATTCAGAAGTTTAATTATATAAAAAATAAACCAATAGTTATAAAACCAAAAAGCACTAATTTTGGATTAGGTATAACGATATTTAAAAATGGAACAAATTCGTTAGAAAACTATTCAAAAGCTGTTGAATTTGCATTAAAAGAAGATAAAGATATATTAATTGAAGAATTTATAGAAGGAACAGAGTATAGATTTTTCGTAATTGAAGGAAAAACAGAAGCTGTATTATTAAGAGTTCCTGCTAATGTAGTTGGTGATGGAAAACATACAATCAGAGAATTAGTTGAGATAAAAAATTCTAATCCTTTAAGAGGAGATGCGAAAAAAACTCCACTGAAAAAAATTGAATTAGAAGAAATTGAAAAATTACAATTAGCCGAACAAGGATTAAATTTTGATTCTATATTACCAGAGAATAAGATCGCATATCTTAGAGAGAACTCTAATATAAGCACAGGTGGAGATTCTGTAGATATGACAGATGATGTTCATGAAAGTTATAAAAAATTAGCTGTAGAAATTACTGATGCTATGATGGCTAAAGTATGTGGAGTTGACTTGATTATTCCAGATATAACAGAAGAAATAAATGGAGAAAATTATGGTGTTATTGAGGCTAATTTTAATCCTATGATGATGATGCATATTTATCCACATTCAGGTAAATCAAGAAGATTATCATTAAATGTACTAAAAATGTTATTCCCGGAAAGAAATATTAAATAA
- a CDS encoding MFS transporter, with protein MELSLNSPTRRQGIIMFVLLITAYVVFATNWVAGSNLSKQITDHYFNGEKVSPIISEVVNYTITIARIIANLLAAFILIRLHPRKAAMLALFCLCFSFFAIFTHNYWLYTISRMIMAFGGSMIIVFINSFVAKFIPNDKKIMTSAIITAAYNVGAALVAILFLLFKERFVDDWRYTMIGFSIFSIILFVCWLIFSRDFEPTITWKHPNYFVYKLLIESKEVVHEEEVKKYTYADGFKDKFIYVFSLGFGGFLFLYVMPLVSLPRVLAEHAKNAQFKPEFMILTVTVGGIIGTIFSLLVTRKLNFRRKPFLIAHGVLMIGFMGLGLFLVSTNVILAYTMFSLSGFFMYSQYPVYLNLPYELPNMNSQRLTIMFGIFWAFGYAIYTLFNFTWSLVLNHMGYSTSILFYLLGSVIYIIFVFTFPETRPKK; from the coding sequence ATGGAACTATCATTAAATTCGCCTACTCGAAGGCAAGGAATAATTATGTTTGTACTGCTAATTACTGCGTATGTAGTGTTTGCTACAAACTGGGTAGCAGGATCAAACTTATCAAAGCAGATTACAGATCATTATTTTAATGGTGAGAAAGTATCACCTATAATATCTGAAGTTGTCAACTATACAATTACGATTGCTAGAATTATAGCTAATTTATTAGCAGCATTTATTTTGATTAGATTACATCCGAGAAAAGCTGCAATGTTAGCATTATTCTGTTTATGTTTTTCATTTTTTGCTATATTTACTCATAACTATTGGCTATATACAATATCTAGAATGATAATGGCATTCGGTGGATCAATGATTATAGTTTTCATAAATTCATTTGTGGCGAAATTTATACCAAATGATAAGAAGATAATGACTAGTGCAATCATTACCGCAGCATACAATGTAGGAGCTGCTTTGGTTGCTATATTATTCCTGCTTTTCAAGGAACGTTTTGTAGACGATTGGCGTTATACAATGATAGGATTTAGTATTTTTAGTATAATCTTATTTGTCTGTTGGTTAATATTCTCTCGTGATTTTGAACCAACAATTACATGGAAACATCCAAACTATTTTGTATATAAACTATTAATTGAATCAAAAGAAGTTGTACATGAAGAAGAAGTGAAAAAATATACTTATGCCGATGGATTTAAAGATAAGTTCATTTATGTGTTTTCACTTGGGTTTGGTGGATTTTTATTCTTATATGTAATGCCATTAGTATCATTACCTAGGGTATTAGCTGAACATGCAAAAAATGCTCAATTTAAACCAGAGTTTATGATCCTAACTGTAACAGTAGGTGGAATTATTGGAACTATTTTTAGTTTATTAGTTACTAGAAAATTAAATTTCAGAAGAAAACCATTTTTAATAGCTCATGGTGTATTAATGATTGGATTTATGGGATTAGGGTTATTTTTAGTATCAACTAATGTTATTTTAGCATATACTATGTTCAGTCTGTCTGGATTTTTCATGTACTCACAATATCCTGTATATCTAAACTTACCTTATGAGTTGCCGAATATGAATTCACAAAGGTTAACTATAATGTTTGGAATTTTCTGGGCATTTGGATATGCAATTTATACATTATTTAACTTTACATGGAGTTTAGTACTAAATCATATGGGATACTCTACTTCAATCCTGTTCTATTTATTAGGAAGTGTAATCTATATTATTTTTGTTTTTACTTTCCCTGAAACAAGACCGAAGAAATAA
- a CDS encoding DUF956 family protein: MVVSMNTKVVYTTKANCLTGSIGNKHGDVMVGDKAFEFYNHRNPEDYIQIPWAEIEKVRAQMFFRDKYIRGFFIDTKRAGSFNFIVKNSGKCLKEMREFIGNDKIVRNKPVLSLKKLFRKKD; encoded by the coding sequence ATGGTAGTATCTATGAATACTAAGGTAGTTTATACAACGAAAGCTAATTGTCTTACTGGATCAATTGGAAACAAGCATGGAGATGTGATGGTAGGAGATAAAGCTTTCGAGTTTTATAATCATAGAAATCCGGAAGATTATATTCAAATACCTTGGGCTGAGATTGAAAAAGTACGAGCACAGATGTTTTTTAGAGATAAATATATCAGAGGATTTTTTATCGATACAAAAAGAGCTGGAAGTTTCAATTTTATAGTCAAAAATTCTGGAAAGTGTTTAAAAGAAATGAGAGAATTTATTGGTAATGACAAGATAGTAAGGAACAAGCCGGTATTATCATTAAAAAAATTATTTAGAAAAAAAGATTAA
- a CDS encoding mannose/fructose/sorbose PTS transporter subunit IIA has product MVGIIIASHGEFAAGIKQSGSMIFGEQEKVESVVFMPSEGPEDLQRKLQEAIAKVDSEEILFLVDLWGGSPFNQANKLFEEAPEKRAIVAGLNLPMLIEAYASRFTMTTAHEIAKAITPTAIDGVKVRPEELQPKAAVAESTTATPQGEIPEGTVLGNGKIDFVLARIDTRLLHGQVATNWTKATHPNRIIVVSDSVSKDELRKKLIEQAAPPGVRAHVIPLDKLVQVYNDPRFGDTKALLLFETPQDALAVIEKGVEIPELNIGSMAHSVGKVQINNVLSLDQEDVEVYKKLRDLGVKFDVRKVSNDSPSDLFKLIEAKSSEGLKL; this is encoded by the coding sequence ATGGTAGGAATTATCATCGCGAGTCACGGTGAATTCGCTGCTGGAATTAAACAATCAGGTTCTATGATTTTTGGTGAACAAGAAAAAGTAGAATCAGTTGTATTTATGCCAAGTGAAGGACCTGAAGACTTGCAAAGAAAACTTCAAGAAGCTATTGCTAAAGTAGATTCTGAAGAAATTCTTTTCCTTGTCGATCTTTGGGGTGGAAGTCCATTTAACCAAGCTAACAAGTTATTTGAAGAAGCACCAGAGAAAAGAGCAATCGTAGCAGGATTAAACTTACCAATGCTTATCGAAGCATATGCTAGTAGATTCACTATGACAACAGCTCACGAGATTGCAAAAGCAATCACACCAACAGCTATTGATGGGGTTAAAGTTCGTCCTGAAGAACTACAACCTAAAGCAGCTGTAGCTGAAAGTACAACAGCAACCCCTCAAGGAGAAATTCCTGAAGGTACAGTATTAGGAAACGGGAAAATTGATTTTGTATTAGCCCGTATCGATACTCGTCTACTACATGGACAAGTTGCAACTAACTGGACAAAAGCAACTCATCCAAACAGAATTATTGTAGTTTCAGACTCAGTATCAAAAGACGAATTACGTAAAAAACTTATTGAACAAGCAGCTCCTCCAGGAGTACGCGCACACGTAATTCCATTAGATAAACTTGTTCAAGTTTATAATGATCCGAGATTTGGTGATACAAAAGCATTATTATTATTTGAAACACCACAAGATGCTCTTGCAGTAATCGAAAAAGGAGTAGAGATTCCAGAATTAAACATTGGTTCTATGGCTCACTCTGTTGGTAAAGTTCAAATTAACAACGTATTATCATTAGATCAAGAAGATGTAGAAGTATACAAAAAACTTCGTGATTTAGGTGTTAAATTTGATGTACGTAAAGTATCTAACGATTCACCGTCAGATTTATTCAAACTTATTGAAGCTAAATCTAGCGAAGGTTTAAAATTATAA